DNA sequence from the Pedobacter schmidteae genome:
TGACGGTACCTTAAAAAATACCATCATGAATATTAAGCCGGTTTCCTTTCAAATGGGCGGACAGCCTTTTGAATTGAAGGCAGCTATTCAGAACCTGGAGAATGTAAAGTATAACATTACCTCCAAAGGAAGCATTGATATCGGTAAAATGTATCAGCTGTTTGCTATAAAGGGGTACGATGTAAAAGGCTCCATATTTACCGATGTTTCTTTTAGTGGTTTACAAAGTGATGCCATGGCAGGCCGTTATCATAAGCTAAATAACAAAGGAAAAGTGATCATTAAACAAATGACCTTCAATTCAGATCTGTTTCCTAAATCATTTCTGGTCAATAATGGCGTGTTTTCATTTAGGCAGGATAAAATGAAGTTTGAACAGTTTAAAGGAAGCTATGGGAAATCGGATTTCAGTATGGAAGGTGCTTTGGGTAATGTAGTCAATTATGTGCTTTCGGATAAATCAAAACTGACCGGAACGTTTAACCTTAAAAGTGGAAAGTTATTTGCAGATGAATTTATGGCCTACCATGATTCGGCTACGCCTGCAAAAACAACGGCTACTGCCGGCAATAGTGGTGTGATTATCATTCCCGATAACTTAAATGTATCGGTAGGCGCTAATGTAGGCTCCGTGTATTACAATGGTATGGAAATAAAAAATGCCAAAGGAAATCTGGTGTTAAACAACGGTACGATGAATGTCAATCAGGCCGCATTTAACCTCGCCGGGGCCTCGGTAACTATGGATGCAAAGTATAAAAGCGTAACGCCAAAATCGGCAAGTTTTGATTACCATATTCTGGCCAAAGAGTTCGATGTGGCCCGGGCTTATAAAGAAATCAAACTGTTCAGAGATCTGGCTACTTCTGCCTCAAAAGTAAAAGGGGTAATTGGATTAGACTACCAGTTGTCGGGCAAACTGAATGGAGATATGATGCCTGTTTATCCCTCACTAAAGGGTGGTGGTGTGCTCTCGGTAAAGAAAGTGAGTTTGATGGGCTTTAAATTAATGAATGCAGTGAGTAAAGCTACCAAAAGAGATAGTTTAACCAACCCGGATGTATCGGAAGTGCAGATTAAAAGTACCATCGCCAACAATATCATTAACATTGAAAGGTTTAAAATGCGTGTTGCCGGGTTCAGGCCACGTTTTGAAGGGCAGGTGAGTTTTGATGGTCGCTTGAATATGAAAGGTCGCTTAGGTTTGCCTCCCTTTGGCTTGTTTGGAATTCCTTTGAGCATTACCGGTACGCAGGAACAGCCTAAGATTGCCTTAAAACGCAATAAGGAAGGTAAGTTGGAAGAAACGGCGGAAGAGTAGTTTCGTTAAGCACTAATACGGTTATATGGATATCCCTGAAAAAAAAACAATTAAGCTGGACAGGAAAACCGCTTTGGCAAAAGCCGAACATTATTGTGCTTACCAGGAACGTGCCCAGCAGGAGATCCGCGATAAGCTTTATGAATGGGGTTTGTGGTTGGATGATGTAGAGGGGATCATCTCTGAACTGATAGAAACAAATTTTTTAAATGAAGAGCGTTTTACCCAGGCTTATGTTTCTGGCAAGTTTAACATCAAGCACTGGGGAAAGGTTAAAATAAAACAGGGCTTGAAGTTAAAAAAGATACCTGAAAAAATGATCCAACGTGCATTGAACGGGATTGATGGAGACAAATATTTGGCCGTGATTCTGGATATGGCACAAAAAAAAGCTCCGTTAATTAAAGAAAAAGATCCCTTTAAACGGAATTATAAGCTGATTAGCTACCTGATGGGCAAAGGATTTGAAAAAGATGTAATAATTGATGTATTGAAGACCAGTGACTTAGCTTAAAAGGCGTTTTTTTATTAAAAATAACTTGACGTTAAACTAAAAGTATTTATATTTGCAATCCCAAACGGAAACAAGGTAATTAACTTTATCAGGATTCAAAAAGGGAAGATATCGGATGATGTCTGGCAAATGCGAAAGTAGCTCAGTTGGTAGAGCACGACCTTGCCAAGGTCGGGGTCGCGAGTTCGAATCTCGTCTTTCGCTCTGAATATCTTCAATACCAGGAAGGTGTTTATAAAATTAATCCTATCAATGTTTGTTGATCGTGATTATGCTCAGATGGTGGAACTGGTAGACACGCAGGACTTAAAATCCTGTGACCTTAAAAGTCGTGCGGGTTCGATTCCCGCTCTGAGTACAAAAAGCCTGTATCTGATACAGCAAACATATTACCAATGCGAAAGTAGCTCAGTTGGTAGAGCACGACCTTGCCAAGGTCGGGGTCGCGAGTTCGAATCTCGTCTTTCGCTCTAAAGCCTTCCTCAACGAAGGCTTTTATTTTAAACGATACTTTTCTCCCGGATGTGGAGAAATGCTCAGATGGTGGAACTGGTAGACACGCAGGACTTAAAATCCTGTGACCTTAAAAGTCGTGCGGGTTCGATTCCCGCTCTGAGTACTTGACGGGAAGTACGTTTTAAAAGACGTGACTTCCCGTTTTTGTTTCCTTTCAATTCTTTGGTAATCTTTAAAGGTAAATTGGGGAAGTTCCCAAATTATTACATAAGTTTGTTACTCACTATGGTCATTTACAATGCACTTTCTGATGGAGAACTGGTTGCTCTGCTTAAAGCTGAAGATGAACTTGCATTTAAGGAAATATACCACAGACATTGGAAAATGTGCTACCGTCTGGCCCTGAAGGTAATTAATGACGACGACCTGTGCAGTGATGCGCTGCAGGATATATTTGTATGGTTATGGGTAAACCGCCTCGTGAGTAACATCAGTTCTTTAAAAGCATACCTGAATGCGGCGGTAAAATATAAGATGTTGAATCTGATCCGTCAGGGTAAGGCAAAGGCAGAGGTTTACGGGAAAATCTCAATGCATGAAGTGCCTGTCGATTCGCTGGAAGAGGAACAGGAGGTAAAAGAACTGACGAACATTATTCTGGAATTTACCGCTCAGTTGCCGGCGCAGGCAAAAGAGATTTTTCGCTTAAGCAGATACGAACATCTGAGCAATAGGGAGATTGCCGAAAGAATGAAAATATCGGAAAAAACGGTTAAAAACCAGATTAATATCTGTTTAAAAAAGCTGAAGGTTACACTTGGCCGCTTGTCTTTCTGGGCATTATTTTTATAAATATTTTATTTTTTTCATGTCGGCTTGGGCCCTGAGCAGATTTGATGTGCCTATAGTATAAATAAGCCCGAACTATGAACAGAGAGGAACTGATCAGTTTGTCTGAAAAGATTTTAAGTGGAACAGCCACTGAGCTGGAAATCAAGCAGTATAATACATGGTATAATGCGATTCAGTTGGAGGAGATGCGAACTGTTCCGGATGAAAAGGAGCAGGTCTTGTTTGCTGCGATTGAAAAACGCATTTCGGAAAAGCAAAAACCTGTAGTTCAATTGTGGAGGCGCTGGATTGTGGCAGCCTCGCTTACCGCAATAGTGGCTGCCAGTGTTTATTTTTACAACAGTTCAAAACAAACTAACAGGTCTTATTATGCCAACGACCTGACTCCGGGGGGCAATAGTGCCATGTTGAAACTGGCAAATGGTAACACGGTACCCCTGAGCAAGACGCAAACAGGAATTACGATTAATATAGCGGAACTGACCTATAGTGATGGCAGTAAGCTGACTGCTTTGCAGGGAACTGGCGGCAGAGAGGAACTGGAAATCAGTACGCCAATGGGCGGGCAATACCAGGTGGTGCTGGCTGATGGGACCAGAGTATGGTTAAACGCTGGTTCTGCCTTAAAGTTTCCTTCAGATTTTTCTGGCCTGCAGCAAAGAAAGGTGGAGCTGAGCGGGGAAGCATATTTTGAGGTGGAAAGTGTAATGATGAAAGGAGAAAAGAATAAAAAGATGCCTTTTATTGTAGAAAGTGCCGGACAGCTAGTTGAAGTATTGGGAACGCATTTTAACGTGAATAGTTACGGTCAGGAGAAAGACAGTAAAACCACATTGCTGGAAGGTAGCGTTCGCATTAAGCCTGCTGTCGGCCAAAATGTAGGTGCTGTATTGAAGCCTGGCGAACAGGCTACACTGGCTGCAGGCAGCATCAGGGTAAAGACTGTGAATACCGAAGAGGCTATGGCCTGGAAAAACGGCTTTTTCGATTTTAACGAAGAAAGATTAGAAAGCATTATGGAAAAAATTGCCCGCTGGTACAATGTAACGGTGGTTTACCAGGATCCCGAACTAAAAGAGCAAACCTTTACGGGGAGTATTTCCCGCTTTACAAATGCTTCAAAAGTATTGGATAAAATTGCGCTGAGTGAGGTGGTGCATTTCAGAATTGAAGGCCGGAACATCACTGTAATGAAATAGATCCATTTGTATATCCGAGTATCAACATATCAATAAACTAAACCAATAAACATGACTGAAATTTACAAGAGAGAAACCTGATGCACACTTGAGGGATAGGCTTAGTAAAAACCGGGAGTGCGGAAACACCCCCGGAAATGTTTAAGCTTATTCATTAAACCAGCTGCTGGTGCCGAAAAGGCTTGCCAACAGGCTGGATTGCAAAAACAATTGATTAATGAACAAAGGTATTTTGTGGTAGACCTTGCAAGTAAACACAAATACCGATAAACAGCTAAATGTATGAATTTTTACATTAAAAGGCTATGCCCGTTAAATCAGGGCATGGTTAAACTATTACTGGTGATGAAACTTATAGTCATATTACTTACCGCATGTATTTTGCAGGTTAGCGCAACAGGTTTTGCGCAGAAACTGACCTATAGCCAGAAAAATGCCACCTTAAAGCAGGTTTTTAACGAGGTGAGGAAGCAAACGGGCTTTGATGTGATCTGGCCACAGGGTTCGGTAAAATCCAGCACCAGGGTAGATGCGGCATTTATAAATGCCAACCTGGAAGAGGTACTGGATTTTTGTTTCAGGGGCATTCCGCTGGAATACACCATTGAAGACAAAACCATTGTCGTAAAGGATAAAAAAACCGGTTTCTTTGAAAGGATAAGAACAGTTTTTGCCGGGATAGACATCAAGGGAAAAGTGGTTGATAAAAAAGGGGAGCCGCTTGTAGGCGCAACGGTGAGTATAAAAGGTGCTAAAGTAGCAGTAACTGACAAGGACGGAGGATTTTCGCTTGCGAACGTGGATGACCAGGCAAGCATTGTGGTGTCTTATATCGGCTATTTGCCCAGGACTTTTAAGGCTGCTAAATTGCCGGTAGTGATTGAACTGGAACTAAGCGATTCTAAACTGGACGAGGTACAGGTAATGGCTTATGGAACAACTTCCAGAAGAACGGCAACCAATAACATTACAAAAGTAGCTGGCGAAGTGATCAACAATACACCTGTTAACAACCCACTAGTAGCCTTGCAAAACAGGGTGCCGGGGATGATTGTTAACCAAACTAGCGGCGTACCTGGCTCTGCTGTGAGCATACAGATCAGAGGGCGTACGCGTGTGGATACACAATTCGGTGCCAGTGAAACCCCTTTGTTTATTGTTGATGGTGTGCCTATGGCCAGTGGCAATGACAACCTCAACCTTTTAGGGTCGGCCATATCGGCCAGTGGAACCAGCGGACTGAGTCCCTTCAGTACATTAAGTGCAGGTGATATTGAAAGTATCGAGGTTCTGAAAGGTGCTGATGCAACGGCCATTTATGGTAGCCGCGGCGCCAGCGGGGTAATATTGATTACTACTAAAAAGGGTAAAGCGGGCCCTACCAGCATTGTTGCAAGATTTGGTTCGGGATTTAGCAAGGCACCC
Encoded proteins:
- a CDS encoding regulatory protein RecX gives rise to the protein MDIPEKKTIKLDRKTALAKAEHYCAYQERAQQEIRDKLYEWGLWLDDVEGIISELIETNFLNEERFTQAYVSGKFNIKHWGKVKIKQGLKLKKIPEKMIQRALNGIDGDKYLAVILDMAQKKAPLIKEKDPFKRNYKLISYLMGKGFEKDVIIDVLKTSDLA
- a CDS encoding RNA polymerase sigma factor, with the protein product MLLTMVIYNALSDGELVALLKAEDELAFKEIYHRHWKMCYRLALKVINDDDLCSDALQDIFVWLWVNRLVSNISSLKAYLNAAVKYKMLNLIRQGKAKAEVYGKISMHEVPVDSLEEEQEVKELTNIILEFTAQLPAQAKEIFRLSRYEHLSNREIAERMKISEKTVKNQINICLKKLKVTLGRLSFWALFL
- a CDS encoding FecR family protein; its protein translation is MNREELISLSEKILSGTATELEIKQYNTWYNAIQLEEMRTVPDEKEQVLFAAIEKRISEKQKPVVQLWRRWIVAASLTAIVAASVYFYNSSKQTNRSYYANDLTPGGNSAMLKLANGNTVPLSKTQTGITINIAELTYSDGSKLTALQGTGGREELEISTPMGGQYQVVLADGTRVWLNAGSALKFPSDFSGLQQRKVELSGEAYFEVESVMMKGEKNKKMPFIVESAGQLVEVLGTHFNVNSYGQEKDSKTTLLEGSVRIKPAVGQNVGAVLKPGEQATLAAGSIRVKTVNTEEAMAWKNGFFDFNEERLESIMEKIARWYNVTVVYQDPELKEQTFTGSISRFTNASKVLDKIALSEVVHFRIEGRNITVMK